One window from the genome of Streptomyces sp. NBC_01476 encodes:
- a CDS encoding response regulator transcription factor, which translates to MAIRVMLVDDQVLLRTGFRMVLAAQPDMEVVAEAGDGAAAIEVLRSTRVDVVLMDVRMPRMDGVEATRQICGGDRGEPGEREGTTPRVLILTTFDLDEYAFTALKAGASGFMLKDVPPDELLTAIRAVHSGDAVVAPSTTRRLLDRFTPMLPSSSADQGHQGIDRLTDREHEVLLLVAQGLSNGEIARKLVLSEATVKTHVGRILTKLELRDRVQAVVLAYESGLIRAGGGTS; encoded by the coding sequence ATGGCGATCCGCGTCATGCTCGTCGACGACCAGGTGCTGCTGCGCACCGGCTTCCGGATGGTGCTCGCCGCCCAGCCGGACATGGAGGTCGTCGCCGAGGCGGGCGACGGCGCGGCGGCGATCGAGGTGCTCCGCTCCACCCGGGTGGACGTCGTGCTGATGGACGTCCGGATGCCCCGGATGGACGGGGTGGAGGCCACCCGGCAGATCTGCGGCGGCGACCGCGGCGAGCCGGGAGAGCGCGAAGGGACCACCCCCCGCGTACTGATCCTGACCACCTTCGACCTGGACGAGTACGCCTTCACCGCGCTCAAGGCCGGCGCGAGCGGCTTCATGCTCAAGGACGTGCCGCCCGACGAGCTGCTCACCGCGATCCGGGCGGTGCACAGCGGTGACGCGGTGGTCGCCCCGTCCACCACCCGGCGGCTGCTGGACCGCTTCACGCCGATGCTCCCCAGCTCCTCCGCCGACCAGGGGCACCAGGGGATCGACCGGCTCACCGACCGGGAGCACGAGGTGCTGCTGCTGGTCGCCCAGGGGCTGTCGAACGGCGAGATCGCCCGGAAGCTGGTGCTCTCCGAGGCCACCGTGAAGACGCATGTGGGCCGCATCCTCACCAAGCTGGAGCTGCGCGACCGGGTCCAGGCCGTGGTGCTTGCCTACGAGTCGGGCCTGATCAGAGCCGGCGGCGGGACGTCCTGA
- a CDS encoding quinone oxidoreductase family protein, whose translation MRAIVFEEFGGPEVLRSVEVPVPEPGPGEVTIDVAYSGVNFADIKARSEGYRVDSLPFRPGLEVSGLIRATGPGVTDFKAGQEVAAFLSGGGYAEVVRAPATTVFAVPDGLDLRTGATLPSVLPTAYALLHEVARLREGDTVLIHGAAGGVGTVAGQLARMGGASAVYGVVSSLDKAGHALKSGYDRVFEAAAFDAHALAATDGRGVDIALDPVGGETFRRTLAVLSRFGRLVSFGNAGADEPWSVGPAETYPRAVSVAGFSLLGMAAAEPARLREIAGRSFRTVAEGEVELPVSAEFALADAADAHRLVESRTSTGKLLLRVTQGA comes from the coding sequence ATGCGCGCCATCGTTTTCGAAGAGTTCGGCGGTCCCGAGGTCCTGCGGTCCGTCGAGGTTCCGGTGCCGGAGCCGGGTCCCGGCGAGGTCACCATCGACGTCGCCTACAGCGGGGTCAACTTCGCCGACATCAAGGCCCGTAGCGAGGGCTACCGGGTCGACTCGCTGCCCTTCCGCCCCGGCCTGGAGGTCTCCGGACTGATCCGCGCCACCGGCCCGGGCGTCACCGATTTCAAGGCCGGCCAGGAGGTCGCCGCGTTCCTCAGCGGCGGGGGCTACGCCGAGGTCGTACGCGCCCCGGCCACCACCGTCTTCGCCGTCCCCGACGGCCTGGACCTGCGGACCGGAGCGACCCTGCCCAGCGTGCTGCCCACCGCGTACGCGCTGCTCCACGAGGTGGCCCGGCTGCGCGAGGGCGACACCGTACTGATCCACGGCGCGGCCGGCGGCGTCGGCACGGTCGCGGGCCAACTCGCCCGGATGGGCGGCGCGTCGGCGGTCTACGGGGTGGTGTCCTCGCTCGACAAGGCCGGCCACGCGCTCAAGTCCGGCTACGACCGGGTCTTCGAGGCGGCCGCCTTCGACGCCCACGCCCTGGCGGCGACCGACGGGCGCGGGGTGGACATCGCGCTCGATCCGGTGGGCGGGGAGACCTTCCGGCGCACCCTCGCGGTGCTCTCCCGGTTCGGGCGGCTGGTGTCCTTCGGCAACGCGGGCGCCGACGAGCCATGGTCGGTCGGGCCGGCCGAAACGTATCCGCGGGCCGTCTCGGTGGCCGGTTTCTCACTCCTCGGCATGGCGGCGGCCGAACCGGCCAGGCTGCGGGAGATCGCCGGGCGGTCGTTCCGCACGGTCGCCGAGGGCGAGGTCGAACTGCCGGTGAGCGCGGAGTTCGCGCTGGCGGACGCGGCGGACGCCCACCGGCTGGTCGAGTCCCGTACGAGCACGGGGAAGCTGCTGCTGCGGGTCACCCAGGGCGCCTAG
- a CDS encoding ArsR/SmtB family transcription factor, producing the protein MATPRAHHRSAPEHTHPADVPVQTALAALADPVRLKLVRDLAGSADWERSCGSFDVPVGKAALSHHFAVLRAAGLVEQRDAGPKRFNRLRRAEFEARFPGLLELVLRSDGAGREAGAGQAG; encoded by the coding sequence GTGGCCACGCCCCGCGCGCACCACCGGTCCGCCCCGGAACACACCCACCCCGCCGACGTGCCGGTGCAGACCGCGCTCGCCGCGCTGGCCGATCCGGTACGGCTCAAGCTGGTGCGCGACCTGGCGGGGTCGGCCGACTGGGAGCGGTCGTGCGGCTCCTTCGACGTACCCGTCGGCAAGGCGGCGCTCAGCCACCACTTCGCGGTGCTGCGGGCGGCCGGCCTGGTCGAGCAGCGGGACGCCGGGCCGAAGCGGTTCAACCGGCTGCGGCGGGCGGAGTTCGAGGCGCGCTTCCCCGGGCTGCTGGAGCTGGTGCTGCGCTCCGACGGTGCCGGCCGGGAGGCCGGGGCCGGTCAGGCCGGGTGA